A region from the Canis lupus dingo isolate Sandy chromosome X, ASM325472v2, whole genome shotgun sequence genome encodes:
- the LOC125754712 gene encoding nascent polypeptide-associated complex subunit alpha, muscle-specific form-like — translation MRRPASCWRGAGDTTVPAGVPGLAAAAELRLSPLRPSARPSHPRGLCPEGSPRGAPPPPGLETSAAALLAEAAWPPRGGTRGPATGRRDGSAREPSRPQGPEAGVNRGEPCVREPWRGRAAWQRPFPAPSVGRAPGTQAVTSRQQRGAGRREPSRLSTAVGPPGSLRGQFWDSSARLRPELHSPGSAEPPPPGSRGAVWGDWLGRVPGTGARGRGRRAAARLGATSRQPTPATALTADGPRAREAAGGVTAAGAAAGPSCASPSFLSQVRTQPRSPSRPLQCAPERGPAAAGRHRASVSSAPTRHNRPRHTHSGHGKFQHRHLVDTHTPAPPSPSLGANLPRPSM, via the exons ATGCGCCGTCCGGCCTCCtgctggcggggggcgggggacacgACCGTCCCTGCGGGCGTCCCCGGGTTGGCAGCAGCGGCGGAGCTGCGGCTCAGCCCTCTCCGCCCCTCGGCGCGCCCCTCGCACCCACGCGGCCTCTGCCCGGAGGGAAGCCCaaggggcgcccccccccccccggggctggAGACCAGCGCAGCCGCCCTCCTGGCTGAGGCCGCCTGGCCACCTCGGGGTGGGACACGTGGCCCCGCGACGGGCCGGCGGGACGGGAGCGCCCGGGAGCCCAGCCGGCCGCAGGGGCCCGAGGCGGGGGTGAATCGGGGCGAACCCTGTGTTCGGGAACCTTGGCGGGGCCGGGCAGCCTGGCAGCGGCCGTTCCCAGCGCCCTCGGTCGGGCGCGCCCCGGGCACCCAGGCGGTCACCTCCCGCCAGCAGCGGGGTGCGGGCCGCCGGGAGCCGAGCCGCCTGAGCACGGCTGTGGGGCCTCCAGGGTCGCTCCGGGGCCAA TTTTGGGATAGCTCGGCCCGACTACGGCCCGAACTGCACAGCCCGGGGAGcgcggagcccccccccccgggttcCCGGGGCGCCGTCTGGGGCGACTGGCTCGGCCGCGTCCCTGGAACAGGCGCGCGGGGAAGGGGCCGTCGGGCGGCCGCGAGGCTCGGCGCCACCAGCAGGCAGCCCACCCCCGCCACGGCGCTGACCGCTGACGGGCCGCGGGCTCGAGAAGCCGCAGGCGGGGTCACCGCCGCGGGAGCTGCCGCGGGCCCCTCGTGTGCGTCGCCGTCGTTTTTGTCGCAGGTGAGGACacagccccgcagccccagccgCCCCCTGCAGTGCGCTCCTGAGAGGGGCCCGGCGGCCGCCGGCAGACACCGGGCTAGTGTGAGCAGCGCCCCTACACGACACAACCGCCCTCGTCACACACATTCAGGCCACGGCAAGTTCCAGCACCGTCACCTCGTCGACACCCACACACCAGCCCCCCCATCACCCTCCCTGGGAGCTAATCTACCCAGACCCAGCATGTAG